One Nonomuraea angiospora DNA segment encodes these proteins:
- a CDS encoding helix-turn-helix domain-containing protein, giving the protein MPSWELEKLMAGVSHQDELGQLLREIKERSGRSYEWIGKRINASKSTVHRYCSGQSIPPNFATVELIATACRADRDELVRLHRLWIEAIATAAPEKAGDSPPDTGSAPDTPREPAHSGSTPSRGSRHAVVLMSVGLLISCLLVLTASSSPLTSTASRGQVQRITGPSWVLPPAPVPRTLFGVTVNSATGAMPSFKVGAVRLWDSATRWSQIERRRGELDWSTLDRQVAGARRAGLPVLFVFGGTPAWASPNGSRAPYPEGARAAPPDDLADWDAFVSATGDRYAGRIEAYELWALGNDHRFYTGDVETLVEMTRRASRIIKAADPQATVVCPGMGRLWTHAGRDAMRRFAELGGYAHCDVAGIKLYQRTASDPPETMLELATTVNRVLHGAGVHPPVWSTGTSYTITLQDPLDAVTARDYAVRYFLAGLYLRDLNLERMYFYNWGGAKIPLVLQVEGGAPTAAALAVERLQHWLAPARSRSCGQGGAIGLPHNVWRCEFTISGDRESHLAAIIWTSTGTARITSRGEGEAHRLDGTSRRVRPGDAIAVGEDPLFVEYG; this is encoded by the coding sequence ATGCCATCGTGGGAGCTGGAGAAGCTCATGGCCGGAGTGTCGCACCAGGATGAGTTGGGGCAGCTCTTACGAGAGATCAAAGAGCGCAGTGGCCGCAGTTATGAGTGGATCGGCAAACGCATAAACGCCAGCAAATCAACGGTTCATCGATATTGCTCCGGCCAGAGCATTCCGCCGAATTTCGCCACCGTCGAGCTGATCGCGACGGCGTGCCGGGCCGATCGGGACGAACTGGTTCGTCTCCATCGCCTGTGGATAGAGGCCATCGCCACCGCGGCACCGGAGAAGGCCGGCGATTCACCGCCGGACACGGGATCCGCCCCGGACACGCCACGCGAGCCGGCTCATTCCGGCTCGACGCCAAGCCGAGGAAGCCGGCATGCGGTTGTGCTGATGAGTGTGGGGCTGCTCATCTCGTGTCTCCTGGTGCTGACGGCGAGCTCTTCTCCGCTCACCTCGACGGCCTCCCGTGGTCAGGTGCAGCGAATAACGGGCCCGAGTTGGGTGCTGCCACCGGCCCCTGTGCCCAGAACCCTGTTCGGGGTCACCGTCAACAGCGCCACCGGTGCCATGCCGTCATTCAAGGTGGGCGCCGTACGGCTGTGGGACAGCGCGACCCGGTGGTCGCAGATCGAGCGGCGGCGAGGGGAGCTCGACTGGTCGACGCTCGACCGCCAGGTGGCCGGTGCGCGGCGGGCGGGACTGCCGGTGCTGTTCGTGTTCGGAGGCACGCCCGCCTGGGCCAGCCCGAACGGCTCGCGCGCACCCTACCCCGAGGGCGCCCGCGCCGCCCCTCCGGATGACCTCGCCGACTGGGACGCCTTCGTCAGCGCGACGGGCGACCGCTACGCCGGGCGGATCGAAGCGTACGAACTGTGGGCGCTGGGCAACGACCACCGGTTCTACACCGGAGACGTTGAAACGCTGGTGGAGATGACGCGGCGGGCGAGTCGGATCATCAAGGCCGCCGACCCGCAGGCCACCGTGGTATGCCCAGGTATGGGCAGGTTATGGACGCACGCAGGCCGGGACGCGATGCGGCGCTTCGCCGAACTCGGCGGCTACGCCCATTGCGACGTGGCCGGCATCAAGCTGTACCAGCGCACCGCTTCCGATCCTCCGGAGACCATGCTGGAACTGGCGACCACCGTCAACCGGGTGCTCCACGGGGCAGGAGTTCACCCGCCCGTGTGGAGCACGGGCACCAGCTACACGATCACGCTGCAGGATCCGCTCGACGCCGTCACCGCCCGCGACTACGCCGTCCGCTACTTCCTCGCCGGCCTCTACTTGCGCGACCTGAACCTCGAACGGATGTACTTCTACAACTGGGGCGGCGCGAAGATCCCCCTCGTCCTCCAGGTCGAGGGCGGCGCGCCGACCGCGGCGGCGCTGGCCGTAGAGCGCCTGCAACACTGGCTCGCTCCCGCCCGCAGCCGGTCGTGCGGCCAGGGGGGCGCCATCGGCCTTCCGCACAACGTCTGGCGGTGCGAATTCACGATCTCGGGCGACCGTGAATCGCATCTGGCCGCCATCATCTGGACGAGCACGGGTACGGCGCGGATCACATCTCGCGGGGAGGGCGAGGCACACCGGCTCGACGGGACGTCACGGCGCGTGCGCCCCGGGGACGCCATCGCCGTGGGCGAGGATCCGCTTTTCGTCGAGTACGGGTAG
- a CDS encoding TetR/AcrR family transcriptional regulator — MTAAPLAAPAGRVDARRNRELVLRTAMRVFAEEGPEASLGRIAQRAGVGAGTVYRHFPSKDILLEAVLAEHLDALVAATDRWRARAAPGDALFGFLLEVIEKSAGRQHVCDALTGDRSWPRAVLAAAARRFHEALERLLHDARQAGVIRADVRVDDLSALVVGGAALRAAHRDQARGARLVRLLVDGLRARTVTKPESFRDASSPSRHETSAPRHCGECGTPLPERATGRPPRYCSPTCRQRAHRRRSGWTPG; from the coding sequence ATGACAGCAGCCCCGCTCGCAGCGCCCGCCGGGCGCGTTGATGCCCGCCGCAACCGGGAGCTCGTGCTGCGCACGGCGATGCGGGTGTTCGCCGAGGAGGGGCCCGAGGCGTCCCTCGGCCGGATCGCGCAGCGCGCCGGGGTCGGCGCCGGCACGGTCTACAGGCACTTCCCGAGCAAGGACATCCTGCTCGAGGCGGTGCTCGCCGAACACCTCGACGCTCTGGTGGCCGCCACCGATCGCTGGCGCGCCCGCGCCGCTCCCGGTGACGCGCTGTTCGGCTTCCTGCTCGAAGTGATCGAGAAGTCGGCGGGCCGCCAGCACGTGTGCGACGCGCTCACCGGTGACCGGAGCTGGCCGCGCGCCGTGCTGGCCGCCGCGGCACGGCGCTTCCACGAGGCCCTGGAGCGCCTGCTGCACGACGCGAGACAGGCAGGCGTGATCCGCGCGGACGTACGGGTGGACGATCTGTCGGCGCTCGTCGTCGGCGGCGCCGCCCTGCGTGCCGCGCACCGGGACCAGGCCCGCGGCGCCCGGCTGGTGCGGTTGCTGGTGGACGGGTTGCGTGCCCGCACCGTCACGAAACCCGAGTCGTTTCGTGACGCGTCCTCGCCGTCACGTCACGAAACCTCCGCTCCGCGGCACTGCGGGGAATGCGGGACGCCGCTGCCGGAGCGGGCTACCGGGCGGCCACCCCGCTACTGCAGTCCGACGTGCCGCCAGCGGGCTCACCGGCGCCGGTCTGGTTGGACACCTGGCTGA
- a CDS encoding NmrA family NAD(P)-binding protein: MTTATPAGADAPILITGATGKQGGATARRLLAGGRKVRALVRDPAAPAAAELAAAGAQLVRGDFDDPASLPPALDGAAAVFGVPPVAYGPAGPQTELEVARGRALIDAAARAGIEQVVFSTVASLSGASRWSESKVLIEEYLRDHVALPTVLRPVRFMTNYLGISVVRIDGISPDGVHRHLFPPHEPMQVIALEDIAEFAALAFADPARFAGRTLELAGDEPTPVEAAAAIAAATGLPIRYEQLTDDETARLGPEIAETKKRWEAGQRWHADIEALRVIHPGLRTLADWLAESGAAAVRAHVTTA; encoded by the coding sequence ATGACCACCGCCACACCAGCCGGCGCCGACGCTCCGATCCTCATCACCGGCGCCACCGGCAAACAGGGCGGCGCCACCGCCCGCCGGCTGCTCGCCGGAGGCCGCAAGGTCCGCGCGCTGGTGCGCGACCCGGCCGCGCCGGCCGCCGCCGAGCTGGCCGCCGCGGGCGCCCAGCTCGTGCGCGGCGACTTCGACGATCCGGCGAGCCTGCCACCCGCGCTCGACGGCGCCGCCGCCGTGTTCGGCGTGCCACCGGTGGCCTACGGGCCGGCCGGACCGCAGACGGAGCTCGAGGTGGCCCGTGGCCGGGCGTTGATCGACGCCGCGGCCAGGGCGGGGATCGAGCAGGTCGTGTTCAGCACCGTCGCCTCCCTTTCGGGCGCGTCGCGGTGGTCGGAAAGCAAAGTGCTGATCGAGGAGTACCTGCGCGACCACGTGGCGCTGCCCACCGTGCTGCGCCCGGTCCGGTTCATGACGAACTATCTCGGCATCAGCGTCGTCCGCATCGACGGCATCTCCCCTGATGGCGTGCACCGGCACCTCTTCCCGCCGCACGAGCCCATGCAGGTCATCGCGCTGGAGGACATCGCCGAGTTCGCCGCGCTCGCGTTCGCGGACCCCGCCCGGTTCGCCGGACGCACCTTGGAACTGGCCGGCGACGAACCGACCCCGGTCGAGGCCGCCGCCGCGATCGCTGCGGCCACCGGCCTCCCGATCCGGTACGAGCAGCTCACCGACGACGAGACCGCCCGGCTCGGCCCGGAGATCGCCGAGACCAAGAAGCGCTGGGAGGCCGGTCAGCGCTGGCACGCCGACATCGAGGCATTGCGAGTCATCCACCCTGGTCTGCGCACCCTCGCCGACTGGCTCGCCGAATCCGGCGCCGCCGCCGTCCGCGCCCACGTCACCACCGCATGA
- a CDS encoding alpha/beta hydrolase has product MTHSGDYHAPDGLRTRGTVIVVPGRGETRATYARFGSRLAYDAYRVRVVDLPAADPAAVAPFLDALARRLSEAVDGIAAEAPDGLPRPLVLVGSDLGAAGLAALLAGPFSATAWWPQAAVLAGLPGQGSRAAGKWEDELDIRTHCPTHRGVLTGDAAVERGALAGAVPQGLLDAAYESAAEIPQLLLVGDADPLADRDVIARAAKSLPRARLTVVRGAHHDVLNDLQHRSVAAEIVTFLEALRNELIPAVTVETSAW; this is encoded by the coding sequence ATGACGCACAGCGGCGACTACCACGCCCCCGACGGGCTGCGGACCAGAGGAACGGTCATCGTCGTGCCGGGCCGCGGCGAGACCCGCGCGACCTACGCGCGCTTCGGCTCGCGGCTCGCCTATGACGCGTACCGGGTGCGGGTCGTGGACCTGCCGGCCGCTGACCCGGCCGCCGTCGCGCCCTTCCTGGACGCCCTCGCCCGGCGGCTGTCGGAGGCCGTCGACGGCATCGCGGCCGAGGCGCCGGACGGGCTGCCGCGTCCGCTGGTGCTGGTGGGCTCCGACCTGGGCGCCGCCGGGCTGGCCGCCCTGCTCGCCGGCCCCTTCTCCGCCACGGCCTGGTGGCCGCAGGCGGCCGTGCTCGCCGGCCTGCCCGGCCAGGGCTCGCGGGCCGCAGGCAAGTGGGAGGACGAGCTGGACATCCGGACCCACTGCCCTACGCACCGCGGCGTCCTGACCGGTGACGCGGCCGTGGAGCGCGGCGCGCTGGCCGGCGCCGTGCCCCAGGGCCTGCTGGACGCGGCATACGAGAGCGCCGCCGAGATCCCGCAACTGCTGCTGGTCGGGGACGCCGATCCGCTGGCGGACCGTGACGTGATCGCGCGGGCGGCCAAGTCGCTGCCGAGGGCACGGCTCACCGTCGTGCGCGGCGCCCACCACGATGTGCTCAACGACCTGCAGCACCGCTCGGTCGCCGCCGAGATCGTCACGTTCCTGGAAGCACTGCGCAACGAGCTGATTCCGGCCGTCACCGTGGAGACGAGCGCCTGGTGA
- a CDS encoding ABC transporter ATP-binding protein, which translates to MTALLDVSELHVALGRGRRRTEILHGVDLTVAPGEIVGLIGETGSGKTTLARAVLGLVQAQSGTVAIDGREVGGLRGRALRAFRRGGAVQYVFQDPLRSLDPERTVLDTLVEGLVVRGGHGRAELREAAQNVARLVSLPPDLLLKHPGELSGGQRQRVAIARAIAVDPRLLICDEPVSALDASTRITILELLLRLRETRDIGVLLITHDLGSLGGVADRVVVLYHGQVVETGTTEEIFLAPRHPYTRLLVTSVPSIRDEEPPDPELRRALRDEVRGLTSTAFADHPQITGA; encoded by the coding sequence ATGACCGCGCTGCTCGACGTCTCCGAGCTGCACGTCGCACTCGGCCGCGGCCGCAGGCGCACGGAGATCCTGCACGGCGTCGACCTCACCGTGGCGCCAGGTGAGATCGTCGGGCTGATCGGCGAGACCGGCTCGGGGAAGACCACGCTCGCCCGCGCCGTGCTCGGCCTGGTGCAGGCGCAGAGCGGCACCGTCGCGATCGACGGGCGCGAGGTCGGCGGGCTGCGCGGCCGTGCGCTGCGGGCGTTCCGCCGCGGCGGCGCCGTGCAGTACGTCTTCCAGGACCCGCTGCGCAGCCTCGACCCCGAACGCACCGTGCTCGACACGCTGGTCGAGGGTCTCGTCGTGCGCGGCGGGCACGGTCGCGCCGAGTTGCGGGAGGCCGCGCAGAACGTCGCGCGGCTCGTCTCTCTGCCGCCCGACCTGCTGCTCAAGCACCCCGGCGAGCTCTCAGGCGGCCAGCGGCAGCGGGTCGCGATCGCGCGCGCGATCGCGGTCGACCCGCGGCTGCTGATCTGCGACGAGCCGGTCAGCGCCCTCGACGCCTCGACGCGCATCACGATCCTCGAACTCCTGCTGCGCCTGCGCGAGACGCGTGACATCGGCGTACTGCTGATCACGCACGACCTCGGCTCGCTCGGCGGCGTGGCGGACCGCGTCGTCGTGCTCTACCACGGGCAGGTGGTGGAGACGGGCACCACGGAGGAGATCTTCCTGGCCCCGCGGCACCCCTACACCCGCCTGCTCGTGACGTCCGTGCCGTCGATCCGGGACGAGGAGCCGCCGGACCCCGAACTGCGGCGGGCCCTGCGCGACGAGGTGCGCGGCCTCACCTCCACCGCCTTCGCTGACCACCCTCAGATCACTGGAGCATGA
- a CDS encoding ABC transporter ATP-binding protein, protein MSVSPDSATAVRTDAAGEPGRETLLSVRGLRVSVADGSEVVHGVDLDVPRGSAVGLVGESGSGKTLTCRAVLGLLPAGVQVTGGEIDLRGVELTALPASERARLRGTDLAAVFQDPASYLNPSITVGAQLAEVLRVKVGLARRAARSRAVELLHAMGLRRPEHVYSQYPFELSGGMLQRVLIAMSITADPELLIADEATTALDVTVQAEVLELLSELRRDRGLTLIVVSHDLAVISQMCDTVHVFRDGGIVEAGPTRRVLRAPRHPYTRELIENHERFGIDRAREQRSRR, encoded by the coding sequence GTGTCCGTCTCACCTGACTCCGCGACGGCGGTTCGCACGGATGCCGCGGGCGAGCCCGGCCGGGAGACGCTGCTGTCCGTACGCGGGCTGCGCGTGAGCGTCGCCGACGGCTCCGAGGTCGTGCACGGCGTGGATCTCGACGTCCCCCGCGGCTCGGCCGTCGGGCTGGTCGGCGAGTCCGGCAGCGGCAAGACACTGACCTGCCGTGCCGTCCTGGGGCTGCTGCCCGCCGGCGTCCAGGTCACCGGGGGCGAGATCGACCTGAGGGGCGTGGAGCTGACCGCGTTGCCGGCCTCCGAGAGGGCGCGCCTGCGCGGCACCGATCTCGCGGCGGTGTTCCAGGACCCCGCCTCGTACCTGAACCCGTCGATCACCGTCGGGGCGCAGCTCGCCGAGGTGCTCCGCGTCAAGGTCGGGCTGGCCCGCCGGGCGGCGCGATCGCGGGCCGTCGAGCTGCTGCACGCCATGGGGCTGCGCCGGCCCGAGCACGTCTACTCGCAGTATCCCTTCGAGCTGTCGGGCGGGATGCTGCAGCGGGTGCTGATCGCGATGTCGATCACCGCCGACCCCGAGCTGCTGATCGCCGACGAGGCGACCACGGCTCTCGACGTGACCGTGCAGGCCGAGGTGCTGGAACTGCTGTCCGAACTGCGCCGCGACAGGGGGCTCACCCTCATCGTCGTCTCCCATGACCTGGCCGTGATCTCGCAGATGTGCGACACGGTCCACGTGTTCCGCGACGGCGGCATCGTCGAGGCGGGGCCTACCCGGCGGGTGCTGCGCGCGCCGCGTCATCCGTACACGCGTGAACTGATCGAGAACCACGAGCGCTTCGGGATCGACCGGGCGCGCGAACAGCGGAGCCGGCGATGA
- a CDS encoding ABC transporter permease, producing the protein MRTITGALRTRAGAVAAIVLAAVLLLAVVGPFLAPYDPLKNSADILRPPGAAHWFGTDYLGRDVLSRVLAGAPRSVLTAFEAVGIGLVIGVVPGITSVYLGRVYEWITLRVMDGLIALPFLIFAIAVAALLGNAVHQAMIAVGILLAPSFYRITRAAALSHANAQYVTAAQLFGASTWRVLRTHVWSKILPTLVVTTANATAGGLLIVSSLTFLGIGVVPPEPTWGGIVASDLGYLTQRPYGPVFPSLFIMATVGALNLLADAIRDTGGDRGRARTLMRRGARRVRLT; encoded by the coding sequence ATGAGGACCATCACCGGCGCCCTGCGCACCCGGGCGGGCGCCGTCGCGGCGATCGTGCTGGCGGCCGTGCTCCTCCTCGCGGTGGTCGGCCCCTTCCTCGCGCCGTACGACCCGCTGAAGAACAGCGCCGACATCCTCCGGCCGCCGGGCGCGGCGCACTGGTTCGGCACCGACTATCTCGGCCGCGACGTGCTGAGCCGGGTCCTGGCCGGCGCACCGCGGTCGGTGCTCACCGCCTTCGAGGCCGTCGGCATCGGTCTCGTCATCGGCGTCGTGCCCGGCATCACCTCCGTGTACCTCGGGCGCGTCTACGAGTGGATCACCCTGCGGGTCATGGACGGGCTCATCGCGCTGCCCTTCCTGATCTTCGCCATCGCGGTGGCCGCGCTGCTCGGCAACGCCGTCCACCAGGCGATGATCGCCGTCGGCATCCTGCTCGCGCCGTCGTTCTACCGCATCACCCGGGCCGCCGCCCTCAGCCACGCGAACGCGCAGTACGTGACCGCCGCGCAGCTGTTCGGGGCCTCGACGTGGCGGGTGCTGCGGACGCACGTGTGGTCGAAGATCCTGCCGACGCTCGTCGTGACCACCGCGAACGCCACCGCCGGCGGCCTCCTGATCGTCTCGTCGCTGACCTTCCTCGGCATCGGCGTCGTGCCGCCCGAGCCCACCTGGGGCGGCATCGTCGCGAGTGACCTCGGCTACCTGACGCAGAGGCCGTACGGGCCGGTGTTCCCCTCCCTGTTCATCATGGCGACCGTCGGCGCACTCAACCTGCTCGCCGACGCGATCAGGGACACCGGCGGCGATCGCGGGCGGGCACGAACGCTGATGAGAAGAGGAGCGCGCCGTGTCCGTCTCACCTGA
- a CDS encoding ABC transporter permease, with protein MTTLNLRDAAGRVAGTTTAAGSASSGPVLTALVRTAAALGRALLIAVPVLLVSTFITFMLGGLTDQDPASVVLGDSATPADVARMREVFGLDRPLLLRYVLWLWDALHGDLGSSWFTKIPVAQSIAERLPVSLSVAAGALLIAVVLGGVFGILAAVRQGGWLDRTVTVVTSVLATVPGFVAAIALITVFSLLVPVLPSGGWVPPSAGLLTWASFLLLPSVSLSLDAAADVARQLRTGLADTLHENYIVGAQVRGLPGWRIVLVHALRNGAGPAVAVLGMHVPRLIGGAVIVETVFALPGIGELTKTAALGGDVPVVQGALLVTIGVVLISSALVNVLLVKLRPAARREI; from the coding sequence GTGACCACGTTGAACCTGCGTGACGCGGCCGGCCGGGTGGCAGGCACCACCACGGCAGCGGGCTCCGCCTCGTCCGGGCCCGTGCTGACAGCCCTCGTACGGACCGCCGCCGCCCTCGGCCGGGCCCTGCTGATCGCGGTCCCCGTGCTGCTCGTCTCGACCTTCATCACCTTCATGCTCGGAGGGCTGACGGACCAGGACCCCGCTTCGGTCGTGCTCGGCGACTCCGCCACTCCCGCCGACGTGGCGAGGATGCGCGAGGTCTTCGGGCTCGACCGGCCGCTGCTGCTGCGCTACGTGCTGTGGCTGTGGGACGCCCTGCACGGCGACCTCGGCTCCTCATGGTTCACGAAGATCCCCGTGGCGCAGAGCATCGCCGAGCGGTTGCCGGTGAGCTTGTCCGTGGCCGCCGGGGCACTGCTCATCGCCGTCGTGCTCGGTGGCGTCTTCGGCATCCTCGCCGCCGTCAGGCAGGGCGGCTGGCTGGACCGCACCGTCACGGTCGTCACCTCCGTGCTGGCGACCGTCCCCGGATTCGTCGCCGCGATCGCCCTCATCACGGTGTTCTCGCTGCTCGTGCCGGTGCTGCCCTCGGGCGGCTGGGTGCCCCCGTCCGCCGGGCTGTTGACCTGGGCGAGCTTCCTCCTGCTGCCGAGCGTGTCGCTGAGCCTGGACGCCGCGGCGGACGTCGCCCGCCAGTTGCGGACCGGGCTGGCCGACACGCTGCACGAGAACTACATCGTGGGGGCGCAGGTACGGGGCCTGCCGGGGTGGCGCATCGTTCTCGTCCACGCGCTCCGCAACGGCGCCGGCCCCGCGGTCGCCGTGCTCGGCATGCATGTGCCACGGCTCATCGGCGGAGCCGTCATCGTCGAGACCGTGTTCGCGCTGCCGGGCATCGGCGAGCTCACCAAGACCGCGGCGCTCGGGGGAGACGTGCCCGTCGTGCAAGGAGCCCTGCTCGTGACGATCGGCGTCGTGCTGATCTCGTCCGCGCTCGTCAACGTCCTGCTGGTCAAGCTGCGCCCCGCCGCCCGGAGGGAGATATGA
- a CDS encoding ABC transporter substrate-binding protein encodes MSVGKAFKAAGIAGVVALVLAGCASRASVSDGVAVSSAGQRGDTLTWGWSLPSTWDPVTSAVGNDVHALTLVYEGVTEVNAKGEAQPGLARSWTYAKDGRSVTFHLRPGLTFSDGTKLDAAAVKASLERGKTAKESTIAPQLATVESVTADSATDVTLHLAQVDYQIPLLLSGKTGQIVSPAAAKDATKLATQPVGAGPFILKSYVPGSQATLVKNPSFWNADKILVTNFVLKPTPDPSVAVAGLQSGQYDIADLTASQVSGVKAAGFPVETTDVLPVRVLDVNNTVKPFDNPKVVQAISTAIDRQALVETANFGYGQPVWQPFPKGYVAHNPELDNLYPHDVAKAKRLLAEAGYPDGVDVQLALGKADDPVGELIQQQLNAAGIRTTLTVQTPGVNNYITRRYPFVLDQFNARQSPVQALQVLFGPQGLMNLGKTSPAALPAAVAKTSGYPLTDPAYPAAIQDATKIAVTNMPNVFLFTVTRFAAHSPKVHGLQNWVDIQRFEGVWVDK; translated from the coding sequence ATGAGCGTGGGAAAGGCCTTCAAGGCCGCCGGCATCGCCGGCGTGGTGGCGCTCGTGCTCGCAGGCTGCGCCTCCCGGGCATCCGTCAGCGACGGCGTCGCCGTGTCCTCCGCCGGCCAGCGCGGCGACACCCTGACCTGGGGATGGTCGCTGCCGTCGACCTGGGACCCGGTGACCTCCGCGGTCGGCAACGACGTCCACGCGCTGACTCTCGTCTATGAGGGGGTCACCGAGGTGAACGCCAAGGGCGAGGCCCAGCCCGGCCTCGCGCGGTCGTGGACGTACGCCAAGGACGGCCGCTCGGTCACCTTCCACCTGCGGCCGGGTCTGACCTTCTCCGACGGCACGAAGCTCGACGCGGCCGCCGTCAAGGCGAGCCTGGAGCGCGGCAAGACCGCGAAGGAGTCGACGATCGCGCCGCAGCTGGCCACCGTCGAGAGCGTCACCGCCGACAGCGCCACCGACGTGACGCTGCATCTCGCCCAGGTGGACTATCAGATCCCGTTGCTGCTGTCAGGCAAGACCGGCCAGATCGTCAGCCCGGCGGCGGCGAAGGACGCCACGAAGCTGGCCACCCAGCCGGTCGGCGCCGGACCTTTCATCCTGAAGAGTTATGTGCCCGGCTCGCAGGCGACGCTGGTGAAGAACCCGAGCTTCTGGAACGCGGACAAGATCCTCGTCACGAACTTCGTCCTCAAGCCGACGCCTGACCCGTCCGTCGCCGTCGCGGGCCTCCAGTCCGGTCAGTACGACATCGCCGACCTCACCGCATCACAGGTCAGCGGGGTCAAGGCCGCCGGATTTCCGGTCGAGACGACCGATGTGCTGCCGGTCCGCGTCCTCGACGTGAACAACACCGTGAAGCCGTTCGACAACCCCAAGGTCGTCCAGGCGATCAGTACGGCGATCGACCGGCAGGCGCTGGTCGAAACGGCCAACTTCGGGTACGGCCAGCCGGTCTGGCAGCCGTTCCCCAAGGGCTACGTCGCCCACAACCCGGAGCTCGACAACCTCTACCCGCACGACGTGGCCAAGGCGAAGCGGCTGCTGGCCGAGGCGGGATACCCGGACGGCGTCGATGTCCAGCTCGCGCTGGGCAAAGCGGATGACCCGGTCGGTGAACTGATCCAGCAGCAGCTGAACGCCGCCGGCATCCGCACGACGCTCACCGTTCAGACGCCGGGCGTCAACAACTACATCACGCGCAGGTACCCGTTCGTGCTCGACCAGTTCAACGCCCGCCAGTCGCCGGTGCAGGCGCTTCAGGTGCTGTTCGGACCGCAGGGGCTGATGAACCTCGGCAAGACCAGCCCCGCGGCGCTGCCCGCGGCGGTCGCGAAGACGAGCGGGTACCCCCTGACCGATCCCGCCTACCCGGCGGCGATCCAGGACGCCACCAAGATCGCGGTGACGAACATGCCGAACGTGTTCCTGTTCACGGTGACGCGCTTCGCGGCGCACAGCCCCAAGGTGCACGGCCTGCAGAACTGGGTGGACATCCAGCGCTTCGAGGGCGTCTGGGTAGACAAGTGA
- a CDS encoding LLM class flavin-dependent oxidoreductase: MSIQILGMVSTAYGSESAGWRGPVVDPGYLADFARAHEEAGFDRALVAHSASSPEGFAAAAHVLYNTERLGVLIAQRPGFIQPTLTARKLATLDNLTGAGRVAIHHITGGSDADQRRDGDFESKEARYRRTAEFIDVLRRTLTSDEPFDHEGEFYRFEGAFSSVKPHGQVPIFFGGQSDDAIRVGGRWADVYALWGEPLAQTRDRIELIRAEAAQHGRQIGFSLSVRPIVAETEDAAWEKADAIRRAFEDNLAQNGGGTWRIGRGENSAVGAKRLKDEADEKLVHDERLWFGVTQLTDGGGNSTALVGTPQQVVGALLKYYDLGIRNFLIRGFDPLQDVRDWGKELVPLLRAGAAARQEALIAAGPR, translated from the coding sequence TTGTCGATCCAGATCCTGGGGATGGTTTCGACCGCCTACGGCTCGGAAAGCGCCGGTTGGCGGGGGCCGGTCGTCGATCCCGGCTACCTTGCCGACTTCGCCCGCGCTCACGAGGAGGCCGGTTTCGACCGCGCGCTCGTCGCCCACAGCGCCAGTTCGCCCGAAGGCTTCGCCGCAGCCGCCCACGTGCTCTACAACACCGAGCGCCTGGGAGTGCTCATCGCCCAGCGGCCCGGATTCATCCAGCCCACCCTGACCGCGCGGAAGCTGGCGACGCTGGACAACCTCACCGGCGCGGGCCGTGTCGCGATCCACCACATCACCGGCGGCAGCGACGCCGACCAGCGGCGCGACGGAGATTTCGAGAGCAAGGAGGCGCGCTACCGGCGCACCGCGGAGTTCATCGACGTACTGAGGCGCACCCTCACCTCCGACGAGCCCTTCGACCACGAGGGAGAGTTCTACCGCTTCGAGGGCGCGTTCAGCTCGGTCAAGCCTCATGGGCAGGTGCCGATCTTCTTCGGCGGGCAGTCCGACGACGCGATCCGGGTGGGCGGCCGCTGGGCCGATGTCTACGCCCTGTGGGGTGAGCCCTTGGCGCAGACGCGCGACCGCATCGAACTGATCCGCGCCGAGGCCGCGCAGCACGGCCGCCAGATCGGCTTCTCCCTGTCCGTACGCCCGATCGTGGCCGAAACGGAGGACGCGGCCTGGGAGAAGGCCGACGCTATCCGCCGCGCCTTCGAGGACAACCTCGCCCAGAACGGTGGTGGGACGTGGCGGATCGGGCGCGGCGAGAACAGCGCCGTCGGTGCGAAGCGGCTGAAGGACGAGGCGGACGAGAAGCTCGTGCACGATGAGCGGCTCTGGTTCGGCGTCACTCAGCTGACCGACGGCGGCGGCAACTCCACCGCTCTGGTCGGCACGCCCCAGCAGGTCGTCGGCGCCCTGCTGAAGTACTACGACCTCGGCATCCGCAACTTCCTGATCCGCGGCTTCGACCCGCTGCAGGACGTGCGCGACTGGGGCAAGGAGCTCGTCCCGCTGCTGCGCGCCGGCGCGGCCGCCCGCCAGGAAGCCCTCATCGCCGCGGGGCCGAGGTGA